A portion of the Oscillospiraceae bacterium genome contains these proteins:
- a CDS encoding FprA family A-type flavoprotein, translating into MKITNDIKYIGVNDHIIDLFEGQYEVPNGMAYNSYAIIDEKIAIIDTVSAGFTDEWLNNIKNALSERKPDYLIIQHMEPDHSSNIISLINAYPDVKVVASSKSFVMMKNFFGIDFEENKIVVGEGDTLSLGKHNISFVTAPMVHWPEVIVSYDSTDKVLFSADAFGKFGALDIEEDWACEARRYYIGIVGKYGVQVQNLLKKAAALDIEIICPLHGPVISENLEYYFNLYNIWSSYQPEEEGIVISYTSIYGNTKKAVMYLAEKLKENGCPKVVINDLARCDMAEAVEDAFRYSKIVLATTTYNAEIFPFMREFINHLTERNFSNRTVALIENGSWAPIAAKVMKDMLEKSKNITFSDTTVKIVSSLNEESLAQLDALAQELSK; encoded by the coding sequence ATGAAAATTACAAATGACATTAAATATATCGGAGTTAATGACCATATAATTGACTTGTTTGAAGGTCAGTATGAAGTGCCTAACGGAATGGCGTATAATTCATATGCTATAATAGATGAAAAAATTGCAATTATAGATACTGTTTCCGCAGGCTTTACTGATGAATGGCTCAATAATATTAAAAATGCGCTTTCGGAAAGAAAGCCCGATTATCTTATAATTCAGCATATGGAGCCTGACCATTCTTCAAATATTATTAGCCTTATAAACGCTTATCCCGATGTGAAGGTTGTTGCATCTTCTAAATCTTTTGTAATGATGAAAAATTTTTTCGGGATAGATTTTGAAGAAAATAAAATAGTTGTAGGTGAAGGAGATACCCTTTCTTTAGGAAAGCATAATATAAGCTTTGTAACAGCGCCTATGGTGCATTGGCCCGAGGTTATTGTAAGCTATGACAGTACCGATAAGGTTTTGTTTTCAGCTGACGCTTTCGGAAAATTCGGAGCTTTGGATATTGAAGAGGATTGGGCTTGCGAAGCAAGGCGTTACTATATAGGAATAGTAGGTAAATACGGTGTTCAGGTGCAAAACCTGTTAAAAAAAGCAGCGGCTTTGGATATCGAGATTATTTGCCCCTTGCACGGTCCTGTAATCAGCGAGAATTTAGAATATTATTTTAATTTATATAATATATGGTCAAGCTATCAGCCCGAAGAAGAGGGAATTGTAATTTCATATACCTCAATTTATGGGAATACTAAAAAGGCAGTTATGTATCTTGCAGAAAAATTAAAGGAAAACGGCTGTCCTAAGGTAGTAATAAATGATTTGGCACGCTGTGATATGGCAGAAGCTGTAGAGGATGCTTTCAGATACAGCAAAATAGTTCTTGCAACCACTACCTATAATGCAGAGATTTTCCCTTTTATGCGTGAATTTATCAATCATTTAACAGAACGTAATTTCAGTAACCGTACAGTAGCTTTAATTGAAAACGGAAGTTGGGCGCCTATTGCGGCGAAGGTGATGAAGGATATGCTTGAAAAAAGCAAAAATATAACCTTTTCCGATACAACTGTGAAAATTGTTTCAAGTCTTAATGAAGAAAGTCTTGCTCAGCTTGACGCTCTTGCACAAGAGCTTAGCAAGTAA
- the trkA gene encoding Trk system potassium transporter TrkA — MKIIISGCGKIGMTILQSLVEEGHDITALDIDDAVIDEITNIYDVMGVCGNCTDCETLKEARIDTADLFVAVTGSDEINMLACFLSKRMGAKHTIARIRNPEYNYSSLVFLRQQLDLSMAINPELLAAQEIYNILKFPSAVKIESFSRRDFEMIEIRLKQDSLLDGMNLITMREKYKAKVLVCAVQRDDEVFIPNGNFVLKGGDKLGITATQAEFVKFFKALNVYQREAKDVMILGGSRTAYYLAKMLANGGNDVKIIDRDPEICQRFSEDIPKATVIVGDGAHQELLIEEGIKETEAFVSLTGIDEENILMSVFASSLDVPKVISKVNRDELYDLAENLGLDTVISPKKIISDVLVRYVRALNNSFDSSNIETLYHLMDETTEAIEFRVSAEFEHLNIPIKDLGLKDNIIIAGIIRERKPIIPIGDDVIMANDRVIVIAAGRRLQELSEIIKKG, encoded by the coding sequence ATGAAAATTATAATTTCAGGCTGCGGAAAAATAGGAATGACAATACTGCAAAGTCTTGTGGAAGAGGGACACGATATAACAGCTCTTGATATAGACGATGCAGTTATTGATGAAATAACGAATATATATGATGTAATGGGAGTATGCGGAAACTGTACCGACTGCGAAACTCTCAAAGAAGCACGCATTGATACAGCTGACCTTTTTGTTGCTGTAACAGGCTCTGACGAAATCAATATGCTTGCTTGCTTTTTGTCAAAGCGTATGGGCGCAAAGCATACAATAGCAAGAATAAGAAACCCCGAATACAATTACAGCAGTCTTGTTTTCTTACGCCAGCAGCTTGATCTTTCTATGGCGATAAATCCCGAATTGCTTGCGGCACAGGAAATTTATAATATATTAAAATTTCCCTCTGCGGTAAAAATAGAATCATTTTCAAGACGTGATTTTGAAATGATAGAAATCCGTCTTAAGCAGGATTCTTTGCTTGACGGAATGAATCTTATAACTATGCGTGAAAAATATAAAGCAAAGGTGCTTGTATGCGCAGTTCAAAGAGATGACGAGGTATTTATCCCCAACGGTAATTTTGTGCTTAAGGGCGGAGATAAATTAGGAATAACAGCTACACAGGCAGAGTTTGTTAAATTTTTCAAGGCGCTTAACGTTTATCAGAGAGAGGCCAAGGATGTAATGATTTTAGGGGGCAGCCGTACTGCATACTATCTTGCAAAAATGCTTGCAAACGGCGGTAACGATGTAAAGATAATTGACCGTGACCCCGAAATATGTCAGCGCTTTTCAGAGGATATTCCAAAGGCTACTGTTATTGTAGGCGACGGTGCGCATCAGGAATTGCTGATTGAAGAGGGAATAAAGGAAACAGAAGCTTTTGTTTCTTTGACAGGAATAGACGAGGAAAATATTCTTATGTCAGTTTTTGCTTCTTCTTTAGATGTGCCGAAGGTTATATCTAAGGTCAATAGAGACGAGCTTTACGACCTTGCTGAAAATCTCGGTCTTGATACGGTTATTTCTCCAAAGAAAATTATATCGGATGTCCTTGTCAGATATGTCAGAGCTCTTAATAACTCCTTTGACAGTAGTAACATTGAAACATTATATCATCTTATGGACGAAACAACAGAGGCTATTGAATTCAGAGTATCTGCTGAATTTGAGCATCTTAATATTCCCATCAAGGATTTAGGATTAAAAGACAATATAATTATTGCGGGAATTATCAGAGAGCGCAAGCCTATAATACCAATAGGTGACGATGTTATTATGGCAAATGACAGAGTTATTGTTATAGCAGCGGGCAGACGCTTGCAGGAGCTTTCTGAAATTATTAAAAAAGGATAA
- a CDS encoding ZIP family metal transporter — protein sequence MSLVLLTAFGVGGATIIGALIGFIFKKVSHKFSDIVLSFAAGVMLAAAVLGLILPSLEYGGKYGILITVVGIFVGAVCLNLIDKLVPHLHKLMGSDTEAHNNTNLSKVLLFVTAIAIHNLPEGIAAGVGFGSENSSHALIIAGGIALQNIPEGMVIIGPMLAAGVTTKKTFICAMITGLVEVAGTLIGYFAVNIASIILPFALAFAGGTMLYIISDEMIPETHAHGNQRGATYALLVGFCVMLITDVLLG from the coding sequence ATGAGCTTAGTGCTGTTAACTGCTTTCGGAGTAGGCGGAGCAACAATAATAGGTGCTTTAATAGGATTTATTTTTAAAAAAGTATCTCATAAATTTTCGGATATTGTATTATCCTTTGCCGCAGGCGTTATGCTTGCCGCAGCAGTGTTGGGACTTATTTTACCATCATTGGAATACGGCGGAAAATACGGAATACTTATTACAGTTGTCGGAATTTTTGTGGGTGCAGTTTGCCTTAATCTTATAGATAAGTTAGTGCCTCACCTTCATAAGCTTATGGGAAGCGATACAGAAGCTCATAACAATACTAATTTAAGTAAGGTTCTTTTGTTTGTAACCGCTATTGCCATACATAACTTGCCCGAAGGAATTGCGGCAGGAGTAGGCTTTGGCTCAGAAAATTCTTCTCACGCACTTATTATTGCAGGCGGTATTGCTTTGCAAAATATTCCCGAAGGTATGGTAATTATCGGGCCTATGCTGGCGGCGGGAGTAACAACTAAGAAAACCTTTATATGTGCTATGATTACGGGACTTGTAGAGGTAGCAGGAACCTTGATAGGATATTTTGCAGTAAATATCGCATCAATAATTCTTCCTTTTGCCCTTGCCTTTGCAGGAGGCACAATGCTTTATATTATCAGCGATGAAATGATTCCCGAAACGCACGCACACGGAAACCAAAGAGGCGCTACTTACGCACTGCTTGTCGGCTTTTGTGTTATGCTGATAACAGATGTTTTATTAGGTTAA
- a CDS encoding superoxide dismutase family protein, with the protein MRKFNSIFSVFRRPANAVAFINGSEEYPDIKGLVFFYQMREGVMVRAEIFGLPKEAEVCDTPIFAFHIHSGSQCTGDENDFFADTKGHYNPKDCPHPYHAGDMPSLFSVNGKAVLAFLTDRFTVKEILEKAVVIHSSTDDFATQPSGNAGKKIACGVIKPTAR; encoded by the coding sequence ATGAGAAAATTCAATAGCATTTTTTCTGTTTTCAGAAGGCCTGCAAACGCAGTAGCGTTTATAAACGGCAGTGAAGAATATCCCGATATAAAAGGCTTGGTGTTTTTTTATCAGATGCGAGAGGGCGTAATGGTGCGTGCTGAAATTTTTGGACTCCCTAAAGAAGCAGAGGTTTGTGACACACCCATATTTGCTTTTCATATTCACAGCGGCTCACAGTGTACAGGTGATGAAAACGATTTCTTTGCAGATACAAAGGGACATTACAATCCAAAGGATTGTCCGCATCCCTATCATGCAGGGGATATGCCATCGTTATTTAGCGTAAACGGTAAAGCAGTTTTGGCTTTTTTAACTGATAGATTTACAGTTAAAGAGATTTTGGAGAAAGCCGTAGTAATTCATTCGTCTACAGATGATTTTGCAACTCAGCCTTCCGGAAATGCCGGTAAAAAAATTGCTTGCGGAGTAATAAAACCCACAGCCAGATAA
- a CDS encoding TrkH family potassium uptake protein produces the protein MNYKMIIHTTGKIVGIEAVCLLLSALVSLIYMEGSGIWLLVSAVICAFVFFASLLFKPKDEVFFAKEGLITVALSWVVLSFLGALPFYFSGEIPGFINCFFETASGLTTTGATIVENVEILSKGILFWRSFTHWIGGMGVLVLVMAIAPSASGRSIHMLRAEMPGPVIDKLVPRAKSTARILYIIYIVLTLSLAVLLLCGGMSVYESIVHALATAGTGGFGIKADSIASYSPYIQWVITVFMAIFGINFNLFYFIIAGKVLTALKSRELWIYLGIITTSVIIIFFNILPQYQSGSHAVRDSAFQVAAIISTTGYTTADFNAWPVFSKAILLMLMFLGGCAGSTAGGLKVSRFVVLCKGINNRIKHILHPRTVKSIRFEGKIVDEEMMTGVWSYFAIYCLCIVALFLILCLEPFDIETNLSAAVSTFNNIGPALGKAAVNYNAYSGFSKLCMTFAMMLGRLEIYPLLILFMPATWTRK, from the coding sequence ATGAATTATAAAATGATAATACATACCACAGGTAAAATTGTCGGTATAGAGGCAGTATGCTTACTGTTATCTGCACTTGTGTCCCTTATTTATATGGAAGGCAGCGGAATATGGCTTTTGGTATCTGCGGTTATTTGTGCATTTGTATTTTTTGCTTCTCTTCTTTTTAAACCTAAGGATGAGGTATTTTTTGCCAAGGAAGGACTGATTACTGTTGCTCTTTCCTGGGTAGTTTTATCATTTTTAGGTGCATTGCCCTTTTATTTCAGCGGAGAAATCCCCGGCTTTATAAACTGTTTTTTTGAAACGGCAAGCGGACTTACAACTACGGGAGCAACTATTGTTGAAAATGTTGAAATTTTAAGTAAAGGCATTTTGTTTTGGAGAAGCTTTACTCATTGGATAGGCGGTATGGGAGTGCTGGTGCTTGTTATGGCTATTGCACCATCAGCTTCAGGACGTTCTATTCATATGCTTCGTGCCGAAATGCCCGGACCTGTTATAGATAAGCTTGTGCCCAGAGCAAAGTCTACAGCGAGAATTTTATATATAATCTATATAGTACTTACTTTGTCATTGGCGGTTTTGCTTTTATGCGGAGGAATGTCTGTTTATGAAAGTATAGTACACGCCCTTGCTACTGCGGGTACAGGCGGCTTTGGTATAAAGGCAGACAGTATAGCTTCATACAGTCCGTATATTCAGTGGGTAATCACTGTATTTATGGCAATTTTCGGAATAAACTTTAACCTTTTTTATTTTATAATTGCAGGCAAGGTCTTAACTGCTTTAAAGAGCAGAGAACTTTGGATATATTTAGGAATAATTACAACCTCAGTCATAATTATATTCTTTAATATTTTGCCTCAGTATCAGTCAGGCAGTCACGCTGTACGTGACTCAGCCTTTCAGGTTGCGGCGATTATAAGTACAACAGGATATACAACAGCTGATTTTAACGCTTGGCCTGTTTTCTCTAAAGCAATACTGCTTATGCTTATGTTTTTGGGCGGTTGTGCAGGCTCTACGGCAGGAGGACTTAAGGTTTCCCGTTTTGTTGTATTGTGTAAGGGTATAAACAATAGAATTAAACATATATTGCATCCCAGAACAGTAAAATCAATTCGCTTTGAGGGTAAGATAGTAGACGAAGAGATGATGACAGGTGTCTGGTCATATTTTGCAATATATTGCTTATGTATAGTTGCGCTGTTTCTGATTTTATGTCTTGAACCTTTTGATATAGAAACTAATCTTTCAGCGGCGGTATCTACATTTAACAATATAGGTCCTGCCCTTGGAAAAGCGGCTGTTAATTACAATGCGTATTCGGGCTTTTCTAAGCTGTGTATGACCTTTGCTATGATGCTTGGCCGTCTTGAAATTTATCCTTTGCTTATTCTGTTTATGCCTGCTACCTGGACAAGAAAATAA
- a CDS encoding small multi-drug export protein, protein MAQAIGRFFSEILGKHVSVFICAMLPVVELRGAIPLARVFDLQWLEAFIVSFFGNLLPIPFILLFFTAFLKFLKKFKFCGGIVNFLERKVEKATKDRENITFWGLVFFVAIPLPGTGGWTGAMAASFLKIPFWKAVTAVALGILFADIIVTIIVYGGVTALSFLV, encoded by the coding sequence ATGGCACAGGCAATAGGAAGGTTTTTCTCTGAAATTTTAGGAAAGCACGTATCTGTTTTTATATGCGCTATGCTGCCCGTAGTGGAGCTTAGAGGCGCTATACCCTTGGCGAGAGTTTTTGATTTACAGTGGCTTGAAGCATTTATCGTAAGCTTTTTTGGAAACCTTCTTCCTATTCCCTTTATATTGTTGTTTTTTACTGCTTTTCTTAAGTTTTTGAAGAAATTCAAATTCTGTGGCGGAATAGTTAATTTTCTGGAAAGAAAAGTTGAGAAAGCAACTAAGGATAGAGAGAATATTACCTTTTGGGGTCTTGTTTTTTTTGTTGCAATTCCTTTGCCGGGCACAGGTGGTTGGACGGGTGCTATGGCAGCTTCATTTTTGAAAATTCCATTTTGGAAAGCTGTTACAGCAGTTGCTTTAGGAATTCTTTTTGCTGATATAATAGTTACAATTATTGTTTACGGCGGCGTTACAGCACTGTCATTTTTAGTATAA
- a CDS encoding class II fructose-bisphosphate aldolase, which yields MSIIRDRQEVLDIYKAAGEKGWVLPCVCTENLTTNEAILTAAEEFRKDHGLDKLPIIVAITCRYDHRSQATNYTNTGCCDTGLKLFTEEMKVLADKGGIFENLQVMLHLDHIQHDLDAVLLESDLTDYASIMYDASNLPLEENIRKTAEFVKKRGHEIVIEGACDEIVDAGGGACNNLTTPEDARRFIDETGVDLVVCNLGTEHRASGKDLQYHGEVSREIKKVIGEHIVLHGTSSVPNDQVANLYNDGVCKVNVWTALERDSSPYLFDQMVRNARKVANKATVDKLVADGYLTEKANPDEPANLGYFTTAYRQNIIFEQMKKDVRAYLDMWYSIK from the coding sequence ATGAGTATCATTCGTGACAGACAAGAAGTTTTAGATATATATAAGGCTGCCGGTGAAAAGGGCTGGGTACTTCCTTGTGTTTGCACCGAAAATTTAACTACTAATGAAGCAATTCTTACAGCCGCAGAAGAATTCAGAAAAGATCACGGCTTAGATAAATTACCTATTATTGTGGCAATAACCTGCCGCTATGACCATCGTAGCCAGGCTACTAACTATACCAATACAGGTTGCTGTGATACAGGTCTTAAGCTGTTTACTGAGGAAATGAAAGTATTGGCTGATAAGGGCGGTATTTTTGAGAACTTACAGGTAATGCTTCATCTTGACCATATACAGCACGATTTGGACGCTGTTTTATTAGAGAGCGACCTTACAGATTATGCTTCAATTATGTACGATGCTTCTAATCTTCCTTTAGAAGAAAATATCCGCAAGACCGCTGAATTCGTTAAAAAGCGCGGACACGAAATTGTTATAGAAGGCGCTTGTGACGAAATAGTAGATGCAGGAGGCGGAGCGTGCAATAACCTGACAACACCTGAAGATGCACGCCGTTTCATAGACGAAACAGGAGTAGACCTTGTAGTGTGCAATCTTGGTACAGAGCATCGTGCTTCCGGTAAGGATTTGCAGTATCACGGTGAAGTAAGCCGAGAAATCAAAAAGGTTATAGGCGAGCATATCGTTCTTCACGGAACATCTTCTGTTCCCAATGATCAGGTGGCAAATCTTTATAATGACGGTGTGTGCAAGGTTAATGTTTGGACAGCTTTGGAGCGTGATTCCTCACCTTATCTGTTTGACCAGATGGTACGTAATGCACGCAAGGTTGCAAATAAAGCTACTGTTGATAAATTAGTGGCTGACGGCTACCTTACAGAAAAAGCAAATCCAGACGAGCCTGCTAATCTTGGATATTTTACAACAGCTTATCGTCAGAACATAATTTTTGAGCAAATGAAAAAAGATGTCAGAGCATATCTTGATATGTGGTATTCAATAAAATAA
- a CDS encoding rubredoxin, whose translation MKKYVCDVCGWVYDEAAGDPDNGIAPGTKFEDLPDDFVCPLCGVGKDSFSEQ comes from the coding sequence ATGAAAAAGTATGTATGCGATGTATGCGGCTGGGTTTATGACGAAGCGGCAGGCGATCCCGATAACGGTATTGCACCGGGCACAAAATTTGAAGATCTTCCCGATGATTTTGTATGTCCTCTTTGCGGAGTAGGCAAAGACAGCTTCAGCGAGCAATAA
- a CDS encoding tetratricopeptide repeat protein, translating to METQNKKIRFTSQQKKNYLMSFLISIAVLIVVFVIILVVQFFSSANTTKALELIKQGDTYYDEADYEAAIEYYTKAMNADKKNIDARIKLAHTYELNSQSDAAIELILKSVEDAPGSYAYYEYAIQFYVRSGDFEKALNFIDTIKHPPVLLKLNQSRPGNISLDPQAGSYNNFVTVSVFSDSDTKVYYTTDGTTPNASSNVYEKPITVDTEKMTIKLIGINTTTNLISAPITAVYNIYNDAQTYTFMDSKIEQIVRATLKKPTDQITYKEIASIVELSNIDEDGNAIEGYIRNLSDLEVMSSLSSINFVNEAALANFNVFESLQSLRSLTLTNCAIDNNDFQQITQAKSLEIIKLDNNQITDISSLVSLDNLQHLSLSSNQISDLSPLEVITSIKTLNLSSNKINNIEALSGFSALSTLNLASNELTDISPVFELVNLKELDASENQISDISGIKSMKGLKKLVLSANPLENLSPLEDFNTLEQLELAKNNISDLSSLEGLQLKKLILTNCNITNISSLGYLTKLEYLDLKNTTTDTNIIPYINNIVDITPLSKLKNLQVLMLNMNQNLVDISALTKCTSLKNLYLIKCSKVNDEDFRDKNHINIYK from the coding sequence ATGGAAACTCAAAACAAAAAAATCAGATTTACAAGTCAGCAAAAAAAGAACTATCTTATGTCTTTTCTTATTTCAATAGCTGTATTGATAGTTGTTTTTGTTATAATTCTCGTTGTTCAGTTTTTCTCAAGTGCAAACACTACAAAGGCGCTTGAGCTTATCAAACAGGGCGACACATATTATGACGAGGCAGACTATGAAGCAGCCATTGAATATTATACAAAGGCTATGAACGCCGATAAAAAGAACATTGATGCAAGAATAAAGCTTGCGCATACCTACGAGCTTAATTCTCAATCCGATGCTGCAATTGAACTGATTTTAAAAAGCGTTGAGGATGCACCGGGAAGCTATGCATATTATGAATATGCAATTCAGTTTTATGTACGCTCGGGCGATTTTGAAAAGGCTTTGAATTTTATAGATACAATAAAGCACCCTCCCGTTCTTTTAAAGCTAAATCAATCACGTCCCGGCAATATATCTCTTGACCCGCAGGCAGGCTCATATAATAACTTTGTTACGGTTAGTGTTTTTTCTGATTCTGATACAAAGGTTTATTATACTACTGACGGCACAACCCCGAATGCAAGCTCAAACGTATATGAAAAGCCAATTACCGTAGATACTGAAAAAATGACAATTAAGCTTATAGGAATTAACACTACAACAAACCTTATAAGCGCACCTATAACCGCTGTTTATAATATTTATAACGATGCACAGACCTATACTTTTATGGACAGCAAAATTGAACAGATTGTAAGAGCAACTCTCAAAAAGCCTACAGACCAGATAACCTATAAAGAAATAGCGTCAATAGTTGAGCTTAGCAATATTGATGAGGACGGAAACGCTATTGAAGGCTATATAAGAAACCTTTCAGACCTTGAGGTTATGAGCTCGCTTTCAAGCATAAATTTTGTAAATGAAGCGGCACTTGCTAATTTCAATGTTTTTGAATCCTTGCAGTCCTTGCGCTCTCTTACTCTTACTAACTGCGCAATAGACAATAACGATTTCCAACAGATAACACAGGCTAAATCTTTGGAGATAATAAAGCTTGACAATAATCAGATTACTGATATATCTTCGCTTGTATCTCTTGATAATCTTCAGCATCTGAGCCTTTCTTCAAATCAGATAAGCGACTTATCTCCTTTAGAGGTTATAACAAGCATTAAAACCTTGAATTTGTCATCAAATAAGATAAATAATATTGAGGCTTTAAGCGGTTTTTCAGCTTTGAGCACCTTGAATTTAGCATCGAATGAGCTGACAGATATTTCACCTGTTTTTGAGCTTGTAAATTTAAAAGAGCTTGATGCTTCCGAAAATCAGATATCCGACATTTCCGGAATAAAATCAATGAAGGGCCTTAAAAAGCTTGTTTTGTCCGCTAATCCCTTGGAAAATCTTTCGCCTTTAGAGGATTTTAACACCTTGGAACAGCTTGAGTTGGCAAAAAATAATATTTCAGACCTTTCCTCATTGGAAGGCTTACAGCTTAAAAAGCTTATTCTCACTAACTGTAATATAACCAATATAAGCTCTTTAGGATATCTTACCAAGCTTGAATATCTTGATTTGAAAAATACTACTACCGATACAAACATTATCCCTTATATAAACAATATAGTTGACATAACACCTCTTTCAAAGCTTAAAAATCTTCAGGTACTTATGCTCAATATGAACCAGAATCTTGTGGATATTTCTGCTTTGACCAAGTGTACATCTCTTAAAAATCTGTACTTGATAAAGTGCAGTAAGGTAAACGACGAGGACTTTAGGGATAAAAACCATATAAACATATATAAATAA
- the hpt gene encoding hypoxanthine phosphoribosyltransferase → MKDIKSVEDFNSKIKKIIITKEEIDEKIKEAGKKIDSIYDGNPILLVSILKGSFIFMADLCRAVSVPCEIGFMCAKSYYEGTVSSGIVKITMDLDRDISKYHVVIVEDIIDTGRTLKDVVKLLKSRNPLSLKVLSLLDKPSRRIVDFEADIVLFTIPDYFVIGYGLDCGEYYRNLPYIAEFAEE, encoded by the coding sequence ATGAAAGATATTAAAAGTGTTGAAGATTTTAACAGCAAAATTAAAAAGATTATTATAACAAAGGAAGAAATTGATGAGAAGATAAAGGAAGCCGGAAAAAAGATAGACAGTATCTATGACGGCAACCCTATACTGTTAGTAAGTATATTAAAGGGCTCTTTTATTTTTATGGCTGACCTTTGCCGAGCTGTAAGTGTCCCCTGTGAAATCGGTTTTATGTGTGCAAAAAGTTATTACGAGGGCACCGTTTCCTCCGGTATTGTAAAAATAACTATGGACCTTGACCGAGATATCAGCAAATACCACGTTGTAATAGTAGAGGATATTATTGATACAGGCAGAACCTTAAAAGATGTCGTAAAGCTTTTAAAATCACGAAATCCGCTTTCTTTAAAAGTTCTTTCCCTGCTGGATAAGCCTTCAAGAAGAATTGTTGATTTTGAAGCTGATATTGTACTCTTCACCATTCCCGATTATTTCGTTATCGGCTACGGTCTTGACTGCGGTGAATATTACAGAAATTTACCCTACATAGCAGAATTTGCAGAAGAATAA
- a CDS encoding bifunctional folylpolyglutamate synthase/dihydrofolate synthase, with protein sequence MACFNPVDYINSKLVFGSKPGLERITCLLERLGNPQKDLKFIHIAGTNGKGSTASYIAEILKEQGLKTGLYISPYVNRFEERISIDGQFISYEDLKQVTEYVKPFCEELAESPTEFELITAIAFLYFKNKGCDVVVLETGLGGRFDATNVIEKPLMSVIASISFDHMQYLGDTLSKIAFEKCGIIKENAPAVCYPLQDEEALQVIKQQAENKKSKLFIPDIEELEIISSSIEGNDIVYKGMSIHIPLAGKHQIYNCITAIEAVMRVFENISPETIIKGIKNTKFPARLEIIKKEPLIIIDGAHNADGIENLRNNILSLLKGKKITVIMGMLLDKGYENAVKKIAPLSNTFIAITPKNPRAADSSLLVETAQGLCKKTIDAKTAEQAAKQAVEELKNNDVIIVCGSLYIAGEMKQELLKIL encoded by the coding sequence ATGGCTTGTTTTAATCCTGTTGATTATATAAATTCTAAATTGGTTTTTGGCTCTAAGCCGGGACTTGAACGCATAACCTGTCTTTTGGAAAGATTGGGAAATCCGCAGAAAGACTTGAAGTTTATACATATTGCTGGTACTAACGGAAAAGGCTCAACTGCCAGCTATATTGCAGAAATTTTAAAGGAGCAGGGTCTTAAAACAGGACTTTATATTTCTCCTTATGTCAATCGCTTTGAAGAGCGTATAAGTATCGACGGACAGTTTATTTCATATGAGGATTTAAAGCAGGTTACTGAGTATGTAAAACCTTTTTGCGAGGAACTTGCAGAAAGTCCCACAGAGTTTGAGCTTATTACTGCTATTGCTTTTTTATATTTTAAAAATAAGGGCTGCGATGTTGTTGTTCTGGAAACAGGCTTAGGCGGTCGCTTTGATGCAACCAATGTAATTGAAAAGCCTCTTATGAGCGTTATAGCCTCTATCTCCTTTGACCATATGCAGTATTTAGGGGATACGCTTTCTAAAATAGCCTTTGAAAAGTGCGGTATTATTAAAGAAAATGCGCCTGCAGTATGTTATCCTTTACAAGATGAAGAAGCATTACAGGTTATAAAGCAACAGGCAGAAAACAAAAAAAGTAAGCTTTTTATTCCCGACATTGAAGAGCTTGAAATTATAAGCTCGTCAATTGAGGGTAATGATATTGTATATAAGGGAATGTCAATTCATATTCCTTTAGCGGGTAAGCATCAGATTTATAACTGTATAACGGCTATTGAAGCAGTTATGAGAGTATTTGAAAATATTTCTCCAGAAACAATAATAAAGGGAATAAAAAATACAAAATTCCCCGCCCGTCTGGAAATAATAAAAAAAGAGCCTCTTATAATTATTGATGGGGCTCACAATGCAGACGGAATAGAAAACTTAAGAAATAATATTCTAAGCTTGCTAAAGGGTAAAAAAATAACTGTAATTATGGGTATGCTTCTTGATAAGGGCTACGAAAATGCAGTTAAAAAAATAGCGCCCTTGAGCAACACCTTTATAGCAATTACTCCTAAAAATCCCCGTGCGGCAGATTCGTCTTTGCTTGTTGAAACGGCACAGGGACTTTGCAAAAAAACTATAGATGCAAAAACAGCTGAGCAAGCGGCAAAGCAAGCTGTTGAAGAATTAAAAAATAACGATGTTATTATAGTATGCGGCTCTCTTTATATAGCCGGAGAGATGAAGCAAGAGCTTCTAAAAATCTTATAG